A DNA window from Amycolatopsis sp. DSM 110486 contains the following coding sequences:
- a CDS encoding helix-turn-helix domain-containing protein: protein MTNSRQVAGSRQQLRDLDALGVPATDARVYTALLGHPRTRAVDLVEQCGLSAQQVARALSRLTASGMASRVPGRPPRYLAAAPDIALGALAAERAAELRSARAAIEDLMAVHREASRFTHPAELVEVVTGAENIDVRVRRLQDEARTQIRGFDRPPYVSVPGENLDLERQRLKAGIVFRVIYDREAIAFPGRLQNDILVSGTHGERSRVRPQLPIKMVMADEEVAVIPISSSPHVVDAAYIIHASALLDALVTLFEAEWDRAVPMGEAFTDPAPDRDPETTTLLTLLAAGQTDAGIGRALGWSPRTTQRRVQRLMTELNATTRFQAGMNAKARGWL from the coding sequence ATGACCAATAGTCGCCAGGTGGCGGGTTCCCGCCAGCAGCTGCGGGACCTCGACGCGCTCGGCGTCCCGGCCACCGACGCGCGTGTCTACACGGCACTGCTCGGCCATCCGCGCACTCGGGCCGTGGACCTGGTGGAACAATGCGGACTTTCCGCCCAGCAGGTGGCGCGGGCGCTCTCGCGGCTCACCGCGAGCGGCATGGCGAGCCGGGTGCCCGGGCGCCCCCCGCGCTACCTCGCCGCGGCCCCCGACATCGCACTGGGTGCGCTCGCGGCCGAACGCGCGGCCGAGCTGCGCAGCGCCCGCGCGGCCATCGAGGACCTCATGGCCGTGCACCGCGAAGCCAGCCGGTTCACCCACCCCGCCGAGCTCGTCGAGGTCGTGACCGGCGCGGAGAACATCGACGTCCGCGTGCGACGGCTGCAGGACGAGGCCCGCACGCAGATCCGCGGGTTCGACCGGCCGCCGTACGTCAGCGTGCCCGGGGAGAACCTCGACCTGGAACGGCAGCGGCTCAAGGCCGGCATCGTCTTCCGCGTGATCTACGACCGCGAGGCGATCGCCTTCCCCGGCCGGCTGCAGAACGACATCCTCGTCAGCGGCACCCACGGCGAACGCTCGCGCGTGCGCCCGCAGCTGCCGATCAAGATGGTGATGGCGGACGAGGAGGTCGCGGTGATCCCGATCAGCTCGTCACCGCACGTCGTGGACGCGGCCTACATCATCCACGCCTCGGCCCTGCTCGACGCGCTCGTCACGCTGTTCGAAGCGGAGTGGGACCGCGCCGTGCCGATGGGCGAGGCCTTCACCGACCCGGCCCCGGATCGCGATCCCGAAACGACGACACTGCTCACCTTGCTCGCCGCCGGTCAGACCGACGCCGGCATCGGCCGCGCCCTCGGCTGGAGCCCCCGCACCACGCAGCGGCGGGTGCAGCGGCTGATGACCGAGCTCAACGCCACGACCCGGTTCCAGGCCGGCATGAACGCGAAAGCTCGCGGCTGGCTTTAG
- a CDS encoding S8 family serine peptidase, whose product MTLTGLAVAPATAAPEPDQPPPSRHVAMPDGGAITVAPDGTATRADAHGKTLGKTVLALPQGTSALGSLAPTDDAVRAAFTQGATPEQPSDVLVQLAASTAVTGAPLAAGRRAAKTSDNGVNAALSAVGATSVEPVFPDATDVPALATTVLVHLADSLHTDAAVQKLAATPGVVSAQPDRRVSAMSTGPVPLPQPAVKAAKLPQAHQKPPTGLPSNYGVTSSAQSYLNAGGTNALGAYSLLHGKLPGSGEIITNVSLGDLTDQGMADAGDTYVRNYGPTTVVQGGQRYLDVPSMPLIPTYTADSSGRLDPLGSVENEDPALGEVLLDFGVMAPLPHDAQRAGAQGDGFTDLLGIAPGAQYRLVVPQEPTLDQISVALLAAARQTPRPDVITASLGVGTDSAGFPGRYLEDDPVAQAVISTIVKQYHIVVTISSNDGTRLYTPAAVGPDGGSTPTDVTKDARDTTDIADDQFSTTPTKVVDSGAIAVGGTTLDDTLAVPQQAGGAAAHNPTFATTRTDGAGNFSSGFGTRVDVSAPSDGILVVEHTQRGGAQDVTPVLNGGTSASAPMTAAAAAVVLQAAKLAGRSLSPADVRSVLQHTARPVASPPQMDRPVTVGPQIDVTAAVQSVLGDRRGDPAITRVSVAHRVTVGGLGGSFTENADGGRIDLDTGGTGEGLVGPVTVGADVVGAPANATYAVKIHGHEFTSAVPAVRLSPKEILAAAGLPVVSTEDRSVPVTFEVRSGHRVVASAAQTLTLGPTDGTYAEALAPVAPATVAVGKDVRVHYDLTGVRNLSNPQVVVSTLGHWNPVSAPLFGTGFVAPITATSGDVVVPASAFAGGAGIYGIGIVQRSVTGTAGDPTYGEFAAIRVGGAAQRPDAPILTAGGTSGHFAEITRAAPAFSLGYDVRGVPGATGAAVEVSAPAPTLYNSLNTVTNANGDRRDQGGPSAGSVAYQQLPARNGVAKLDAVKLGLGGSVAYDVRVLATDSHGKVLGQASPTSFLAVDDGYAPGNTVVTSFAAAAQGMSYAALRTPGGGESVQEYDAVKGTYGRVLTSDASGDGGYQVLGADASAHRLALLHFTNAGWTLETYDTTSLQRVASVTADGYSVQGGRVDATRHRVAILAKRTADNTDFVLPLTLADGALGTPLLADPPGAVAGAFKMIELDQATGLVYLARTGGGPICFGGGAASMASVDLDSGATTLSGAGSICANAMAYDDGANKLYQLVYRSVSLNIVGTTSLGSIAGDTLTAGDSYTVRQQQAAFLAVDGVHHLGLVAFRTPPVISQFGKVGGVITDNNATSQLAVIDLATGKQLSVVSGLNFVSGPFGGEYNSLTERSVQLDPATRTGWVPSYDGRQLQQFRY is encoded by the coding sequence GTGACCCTCACCGGTCTCGCCGTCGCACCGGCCACCGCCGCACCCGAGCCCGATCAGCCACCACCGTCGAGACACGTCGCGATGCCCGACGGCGGCGCCATCACCGTCGCCCCCGACGGCACCGCGACCCGCGCCGACGCCCACGGCAAAACGCTCGGCAAGACCGTGCTCGCGCTGCCGCAGGGCACTTCCGCCCTCGGCTCGCTGGCCCCGACCGACGACGCCGTGCGCGCCGCCTTCACCCAGGGCGCCACGCCCGAGCAGCCGAGTGACGTCCTCGTGCAGCTCGCCGCGTCCACCGCCGTGACCGGCGCCCCGCTCGCGGCCGGTCGCCGCGCGGCCAAGACGTCGGACAACGGCGTCAACGCGGCCCTGTCCGCGGTCGGCGCGACCTCCGTCGAACCGGTCTTCCCCGACGCCACCGACGTGCCCGCGCTGGCCACGACCGTGCTCGTGCACCTGGCCGACAGCTTGCACACCGATGCCGCCGTGCAGAAGCTCGCCGCCACGCCCGGTGTGGTGAGCGCGCAGCCCGACCGTCGCGTTTCGGCGATGTCCACCGGCCCCGTGCCCTTGCCCCAGCCGGCAGTCAAAGCGGCGAAACTGCCGCAGGCGCACCAAAAGCCGCCGACCGGCCTGCCCTCGAACTACGGCGTGACGTCGTCGGCGCAGAGCTACCTCAACGCGGGCGGCACCAACGCCCTCGGCGCGTACAGCCTGCTGCACGGGAAGCTCCCGGGCAGCGGCGAGATCATCACCAACGTCTCCCTCGGTGACCTCACCGACCAGGGCATGGCCGACGCGGGCGACACCTACGTCCGCAACTACGGCCCGACCACGGTCGTGCAGGGCGGCCAGCGCTACCTCGACGTGCCGTCGATGCCGCTGATCCCCACCTACACCGCCGACTCCTCGGGCCGGCTCGACCCGCTCGGGTCTGTGGAGAACGAGGATCCCGCGCTCGGCGAGGTGCTGCTCGACTTCGGCGTGATGGCCCCGCTGCCGCACGACGCGCAGCGCGCCGGCGCCCAGGGCGACGGCTTCACCGACCTGCTCGGCATCGCGCCCGGCGCGCAGTACCGGCTGGTGGTGCCGCAGGAGCCGACGCTCGACCAGATCTCCGTGGCGCTGCTGGCCGCCGCGCGCCAGACGCCGCGGCCGGACGTGATCACCGCGAGCCTCGGCGTCGGCACCGACAGCGCGGGCTTCCCTGGCCGCTACCTCGAAGACGACCCGGTGGCGCAGGCCGTGATCTCGACGATCGTGAAGCAGTACCACATCGTCGTCACGATCTCCTCCAACGACGGCACGCGCCTCTACACCCCGGCCGCGGTCGGCCCGGACGGCGGCAGCACGCCCACCGACGTGACCAAGGACGCCCGCGACACCACGGACATCGCGGACGACCAGTTCTCCACCACACCGACGAAGGTGGTCGACAGCGGCGCGATCGCGGTCGGTGGCACCACGCTGGACGACACGCTCGCCGTGCCGCAGCAAGCCGGTGGCGCGGCCGCGCACAACCCGACCTTCGCCACCACCCGCACCGACGGGGCCGGGAACTTCTCCTCGGGCTTCGGCACGCGCGTGGACGTTTCCGCGCCCAGCGACGGCATCCTCGTCGTGGAGCACACGCAGCGCGGCGGCGCGCAGGACGTGACGCCGGTGCTCAACGGCGGCACGTCGGCGTCCGCGCCGATGACCGCGGCCGCGGCGGCGGTGGTGCTGCAGGCGGCGAAGCTGGCCGGCCGGTCACTGAGCCCGGCCGACGTCCGGTCGGTCCTGCAGCACACGGCGCGGCCGGTCGCGTCACCGCCGCAGATGGACCGCCCGGTGACGGTCGGTCCGCAGATCGACGTGACCGCGGCCGTGCAGTCGGTGCTCGGTGATCGTCGTGGTGACCCGGCGATCACGAGGGTTTCCGTAGCGCACCGCGTGACGGTGGGCGGGCTCGGCGGTTCCTTCACCGAGAACGCCGACGGCGGCCGCATCGACCTCGACACCGGTGGCACGGGGGAGGGGCTGGTCGGCCCGGTCACCGTCGGCGCCGACGTGGTGGGTGCTCCGGCGAACGCGACCTACGCGGTGAAGATCCACGGCCACGAGTTCACCTCGGCCGTGCCCGCCGTGCGGCTGAGCCCGAAGGAAATCCTGGCGGCAGCGGGACTTCCCGTAGTGTCCACAGAGGACCGCTCGGTGCCCGTCACCTTCGAGGTCCGCTCGGGGCACCGCGTGGTGGCGTCGGCAGCGCAGACGCTCACCCTCGGCCCGACCGACGGCACCTACGCCGAGGCGCTCGCCCCGGTGGCGCCGGCGACCGTGGCCGTGGGCAAGGACGTGCGGGTGCACTACGACCTCACCGGCGTGCGGAACCTGTCGAACCCGCAGGTGGTCGTGTCCACGCTGGGGCACTGGAACCCGGTCAGCGCGCCGCTGTTCGGCACGGGGTTCGTCGCGCCGATCACCGCGACCTCCGGTGACGTGGTCGTGCCGGCTTCGGCTTTCGCCGGCGGCGCCGGGATCTACGGCATCGGGATCGTGCAGCGTTCGGTGACCGGCACCGCCGGTGACCCGACGTACGGCGAGTTCGCCGCGATCCGCGTCGGTGGCGCGGCGCAGCGGCCCGACGCGCCGATCCTCACGGCGGGAGGGACTTCCGGGCACTTCGCGGAGATCACCCGGGCCGCGCCGGCGTTCTCGCTCGGCTACGACGTGCGCGGCGTGCCGGGTGCGACCGGTGCGGCGGTGGAGGTGTCGGCTCCCGCGCCGACGTTGTACAACTCGCTCAACACCGTGACCAACGCCAACGGCGACCGGCGCGACCAGGGTGGCCCGAGCGCGGGATCCGTTGCTTATCAACAGCTCCCGGCGCGCAACGGCGTCGCGAAGCTGGACGCGGTGAAGCTCGGGCTGGGTGGTTCGGTGGCGTACGACGTGCGCGTGCTCGCCACCGATAGCCACGGCAAGGTGCTCGGCCAGGCGTCGCCGACGTCGTTCCTCGCGGTCGACGACGGCTACGCACCCGGCAACACCGTGGTGACGAGTTTCGCCGCGGCGGCCCAGGGAATGTCGTACGCCGCGCTGCGCACGCCGGGCGGTGGTGAGTCGGTGCAGGAGTACGACGCCGTGAAGGGCACGTACGGGCGGGTTCTCACGTCCGACGCGTCCGGCGACGGCGGCTACCAGGTGCTCGGCGCGGACGCTTCGGCGCACCGGCTGGCGTTGCTGCACTTCACGAACGCCGGGTGGACGCTGGAAACGTACGACACCACGTCGTTGCAGCGGGTGGCTTCCGTGACCGCGGACGGCTACTCGGTGCAGGGCGGCCGGGTGGACGCGACCCGGCACCGCGTGGCGATCCTCGCCAAGCGGACGGCGGACAACACCGACTTCGTCCTGCCGCTGACGCTGGCCGACGGCGCGCTCGGCACGCCGCTGCTCGCGGACCCGCCGGGTGCCGTGGCGGGCGCGTTCAAGATGATCGAGCTCGACCAGGCCACCGGGCTGGTCTACCTCGCCCGCACCGGCGGCGGCCCGATCTGCTTCGGCGGCGGCGCGGCCTCGATGGCGAGCGTCGACCTCGACTCGGGCGCGACGACCTTGTCGGGCGCGGGCAGCATCTGCGCGAACGCGATGGCCTACGACGACGGCGCGAACAAGCTGTACCAGCTGGTGTACCGCTCGGTGAGCCTCAACATCGTCGGCACCACCTCGCTGGGCTCGATCGCGGGCGACACGCTGACGGCGGGGGACTCGTACACCGTGCGCCAGCAGCAGGCGGCGTTCCTCGCCGTGGACGGGGTGCACCACCTCGGCCTCGTCGCGTTCCGCACGCCACCGGTGATCTCGCAGTTCGGCAAGGTGGGCGGCGTGATCACGGACAACAACGCGACGAGCCAGCTTGCGGTGATCGACCTGGCGACCGGCAAGCAGCTGTCGGTGGTGTCCGGGCTGAACTTCGTATCGGGCCCCTTCGGCGGCGAATACAACTCGCTCACCGAACGCTCGGTCCAACTCGACCCGGCGACGCGCACGGGCTGGGTGCCTTCGTACGACGGGAGGCAGCTGCAGCAGTTCCGGTACTGA